Genomic DNA from Nonomuraea rubra:
ATCCCCCAGAGCAGGTCGCGCCGGGCCAGGATCACATAGATCCCGGAGATGACGAGAATTACTGCGATGATCCAGAGCAAAGTAGCCATGCGCTGGCATCTGCCCTCAGGAAGCGCCGCATAACATAAGCGTTCAGGGCAGGAAAAG
This window encodes:
- a CDS encoding GPGG-motif small membrane protein — translated: MATLLWIIAVILVISGIYVILARRDLLWGIVLIVLGFLVGPGGVSIFNV